One Desulforhopalus sp. DNA segment encodes these proteins:
- a CDS encoding KpsF/GutQ family sugar-phosphate isomerase, translating into MSVEDAREVLLIEEQGLAAIRERIGEDFIRAVEMILAAPGRVVITGIGKSGLVGQKIAATMNSTGTPSFFLHPVEAMHGDLGMVMSGDVILAISYSGETAELNGLLITLKQRGNRIIAMTGGENSSLALAADAVLNIRVPKEACPLGLAPTASTTATLAMGDALAVVLLNRKKFQEEDFRQNHPGGSLGQRLKVRVTEVMFTGVNIPVISPEASAIVAIRVLNEKNMGALLVADRANKLLGIVTDGDIRRAFVGTRPISELSTYQLMTKNPICIDSSRLAADALSIMQTHEITALPIVDDDGIIIGLLHLHNLLGKGEFRFLV; encoded by the coding sequence ATGTCTGTTGAGGATGCTAGGGAAGTATTGCTCATTGAAGAGCAGGGTTTGGCCGCAATACGAGAACGTATTGGGGAAGATTTTATCCGTGCAGTTGAAATGATTCTTGCCGCACCCGGCAGGGTAGTTATTACTGGTATAGGAAAGTCAGGTCTAGTGGGGCAAAAGATAGCTGCAACTATGAACAGCACGGGAACTCCGTCCTTTTTTCTCCACCCTGTTGAAGCGATGCATGGTGACCTCGGCATGGTGATGTCTGGAGATGTGATTCTCGCGATTTCATACTCTGGTGAAACAGCTGAATTGAATGGATTACTTATCACCCTGAAACAAAGAGGCAATCGAATTATTGCGATGACAGGAGGTGAAAATTCATCACTTGCCTTAGCAGCCGACGCTGTTTTAAATATCAGAGTTCCTAAAGAGGCATGTCCCTTAGGGTTGGCTCCAACAGCTAGTACGACAGCTACTCTTGCGATGGGAGATGCTTTAGCGGTAGTACTTTTGAATAGAAAAAAATTCCAGGAAGAGGACTTTCGGCAGAATCATCCAGGCGGGAGCCTTGGGCAGCGACTGAAAGTGCGAGTGACGGAGGTGATGTTCACTGGAGTGAACATCCCGGTTATTTCTCCCGAGGCTTCAGCGATCGTGGCTATTAGAGTATTAAATGAGAAGAATATGGGGGCTCTTCTCGTGGCTGACAGGGCTAATAAACTGCTAGGAATAGTCACCGACGGTGATATACGTAGGGCCTTTGTTGGGACAAGGCCGATTTCAGAGCTAAGCACATACCAGTTGATGACAAAGAACCCTATCTGCATAGATAGTTCGAGACTTGCTGCAGATGCACTGAGCATAATGCAAACCCACGAGATCACAGCCTTGCCAATAGTCGATGATGATGGAATTATAATTGGCCTCCTGCATCTTCATAATTTACTGGGTAAGGGAGAATTTCGGTTTCTTGTTTGA
- a CDS encoding dissimilatory sulfite reductase D family protein — protein MALSKEELKKAIEEKATTSPKPQLYIKDFYACDPDTKPRDMKNIANEMVREGKLMFWSSGSTTMYAIPGRIKNEEGADGLGNVE, from the coding sequence ATGGCACTTAGCAAAGAAGAACTGAAAAAAGCCATCGAGGAGAAAGCGACCACATCTCCAAAACCGCAGCTGTATATTAAAGATTTCTATGCTTGTGATCCTGATACCAAGCCAAGAGACATGAAAAATATTGCCAACGAAATGGTAAGAGAAGGAAAATTGATGTTCTGGTCTTCCGGATCAACCACCATGTATGCAATCCCCGGCCGCATTAAGAATGAAGAAGGTGCTGACGGACTTGGCAATGTAGAGTAA
- a CDS encoding biotin--[acetyl-CoA-carboxylase] ligase yields MYKIHFFDSLPSTNDLAKKYAGQGAPHGTAIIAARQTKGRGRLGKTWHSTPGKGLFCSIIVRPDLAIVDYPKITLTAGLAVAIAVERITGASTQLKWPNDIFINGRKCGGILTESSSLNEPIGTRYAVVGIGLNLNSREDDFPDYLRGTVTSLFLETGICHDVRQVFSAVHAELLVQIETFVRNGFQPVLSLWKLRDFLLGKRMECVSLEGKRISGVSLGPDSEGQLHIKVSDGQIHTVLSGDVRLAHED; encoded by the coding sequence ATGTATAAAATCCACTTCTTCGATAGCCTTCCTTCCACCAATGATCTCGCCAAGAAATATGCGGGGCAAGGTGCTCCGCATGGTACCGCCATTATCGCTGCTCGCCAGACCAAAGGGCGAGGCCGCCTTGGCAAAACCTGGCATTCCACTCCTGGAAAAGGTCTTTTCTGTTCGATTATTGTTAGGCCGGATCTGGCCATAGTAGATTACCCAAAAATCACTTTGACAGCAGGACTGGCTGTAGCAATTGCTGTAGAGCGCATTACTGGAGCTTCTACGCAACTGAAGTGGCCAAACGACATTTTCATTAATGGGAGAAAGTGTGGAGGAATACTTACCGAGTCCTCATCCTTGAATGAACCAATTGGCACACGCTATGCCGTGGTCGGTATTGGGTTGAATCTGAACTCCCGAGAGGATGATTTCCCTGACTATTTGCGGGGTACCGTGACATCCCTGTTCCTGGAAACAGGGATTTGCCATGATGTGCGGCAGGTTTTCTCAGCTGTACATGCTGAACTTCTCGTGCAGATTGAAACATTCGTCCGAAATGGATTTCAACCAGTACTCTCCCTATGGAAGCTTCGAGATTTTCTATTGGGAAAGAGAATGGAATGTGTATCTTTAGAGGGAAAGCGCATCTCTGGAGTGTCTTTAGGTCCAGATTCGGAAGGGCAGTTGCACATCAAGGTCTCAGACGGCCAAATACACACGGTACTTTCGGGAGATGTGAGGCTTGCGCACGAGGATTGA
- the dsrB gene encoding dissimilatory-type sulfite reductase subunit beta, which produces MGYNPDKPMDGRISDLGPPHYEQFFPPVIKANKGKWMWHEIIQPGVLMHKSETGDEVYSVRVGCARLVSIEYIREICDIADKHCDGHLRFTTRNNVEFMVDSRAKVQPLLDTLASYGNKYPVGGTGAGVTNIVHTQGWVHCHTPATDASGVVKSVMDELFDYFTSMTLPAQVRIALACCLNMCGAVHASDIAILGIHRKPPMIDNTRISGVCELPLAIASCPLGAVKPAKAEVDGKEIKTVKVTVERCMFCGNCYTMCPAMPLADPEGDGIAILVGGKVSNRISAPKFSKLVIPFLPNTTPRWPETVAAVKKILVAYAADAKKYERIGEWAERIGWEKFFEKCDIPFTIKSIDDYRLAYDTWRTTTQFKFTSHIK; this is translated from the coding sequence ATGGGTTATAATCCAGACAAGCCAATGGACGGTCGTATCTCAGATCTTGGTCCACCCCACTATGAACAGTTCTTCCCACCAGTCATCAAGGCCAACAAAGGCAAGTGGATGTGGCATGAGATCATTCAACCAGGGGTCTTGATGCACAAATCCGAAACCGGTGATGAGGTTTACTCGGTACGTGTTGGCTGCGCTCGGTTAGTTTCTATCGAGTATATTCGTGAAATTTGTGATATCGCAGACAAGCATTGTGATGGTCACCTGCGCTTCACTACTCGTAACAATGTGGAGTTCATGGTTGATTCCCGCGCTAAAGTTCAGCCTCTTCTTGATACTCTTGCCAGCTATGGCAATAAGTATCCGGTCGGCGGAACTGGCGCAGGCGTTACCAACATTGTTCATACCCAAGGTTGGGTACATTGCCATACCCCGGCTACCGATGCCTCTGGCGTTGTGAAGTCAGTAATGGACGAGTTGTTCGACTATTTCACCTCCATGACTTTGCCGGCGCAGGTGCGTATTGCTCTGGCATGTTGCTTGAACATGTGTGGTGCTGTACACGCTTCTGATATCGCAATTCTCGGTATCCACAGGAAACCGCCGATGATTGACAACACCCGCATCTCTGGTGTTTGCGAGTTGCCGCTGGCGATTGCTTCTTGTCCGCTTGGAGCAGTTAAACCTGCCAAGGCTGAGGTGGATGGCAAAGAGATCAAGACGGTCAAGGTAACTGTTGAGCGTTGTATGTTCTGCGGTAACTGTTACACCATGTGTCCCGCAATGCCTCTTGCTGATCCAGAAGGTGACGGTATTGCCATTCTGGTAGGTGGAAAAGTATCCAACAGGATTAGCGCGCCGAAATTCTCCAAGCTGGTCATCCCCTTCTTGCCGAACACTACTCCGCGTTGGCCGGAGACGGTTGCTGCTGTCAAGAAGATCTTGGTTGCCTATGCTGCTGATGCGAAAAAATACGAGCGCATCGGTGAATGGGCAGAGAGAATTGGTTGGGAGAAATTCTTTGAGAAATGTGACATTCCGTTCACTATAAAGAGCATCGACGACTATCGTCTTGCGTATGACACCTGGCGTACAACTACCCAGTTTAAGTTTACTAGTCATATTAAGTAG
- the rpe gene encoding ribulose-phosphate 3-epimerase: MSKEIQIAPSILSADFCRLGEEIRAVDEAGADIIHIDVMDGHFVPNITIGPLVVQAARAVTSKVLDVHLMISDADRYIDAFAAAGADWITVHVEGCSHLQRTVSRIRELGKRPGVVLNPATSLATLDYILEEIDLVMLMSVNPGFGGQSFIPSTLEKIRQLRWRIEEKRLSVDIEIDGGVSGKTIEDIAAAGANIFVAGSAVYGSKNYRDTIEALRKMAVLGSIRN, from the coding sequence ATGAGCAAAGAGATACAGATAGCCCCATCAATATTGTCAGCTGATTTTTGCCGTTTGGGGGAGGAGATTCGAGCAGTTGACGAGGCGGGCGCCGACATTATCCATATCGACGTTATGGATGGGCACTTTGTGCCAAATATCACCATTGGCCCTCTTGTCGTTCAGGCAGCGCGGGCTGTCACCAGCAAGGTCCTCGACGTTCACCTGATGATTAGCGACGCCGATCGGTATATTGATGCCTTTGCCGCTGCCGGTGCCGATTGGATTACCGTGCATGTTGAGGGATGCAGTCATCTCCAGCGAACCGTGTCGCGGATACGTGAACTGGGCAAGAGGCCGGGAGTGGTGCTCAATCCGGCGACGTCCCTGGCCACTCTCGATTATATACTTGAAGAGATTGATCTTGTCATGCTGATGTCGGTTAATCCCGGCTTCGGTGGGCAATCGTTCATCCCCTCAACTCTTGAGAAGATCAGACAACTCAGGTGGCGCATTGAAGAGAAGCGGCTGAGCGTGGATATTGAGATCGATGGTGGGGTCAGCGGAAAAACTATTGAAGATATTGCTGCGGCGGGGGCAAATATTTTCGTAGCTGGTTCTGCGGTGTATGGCAGTAAAAATTACCGTGACACCATTGAGGCTCTTAGAAAAATGGCCGTGCTCGGTTCGATCCGTAATTGA
- the dsrA gene encoding dissimilatory-type sulfite reductase subunit alpha gives MAKRETPLLDQLESGPWPSFVTDIKRQAETKPECWDILGILELSYKDRITHWKHGGIVGVFGYGGGIVGRYADVPELFPGVEHFHTIRVAQPASKYYTSANLRQLMNLWEKYGSGMTNFHGSTGDIILLGTRTENLEPFFWDLTHDMGQDLGGSGSNLRTPANCIGESRCEWSCYDTEEACHALTLKYQDEIHRPAFPYKFKFKFSGCPNDCVASIARSDISVIGTWRDAIRIDQAAVKEYVAGNYPPNGGAHSGRDWGKFDITKEVINLCPTQCMWMEGAELKIDEKECTRCMHCINVMPRALRPGLDKGASICVGAKAPILDGAQFATLVVPFIKMDKENEFEELVDFIEKVWDWWMEVGKNRERVGETMQRVGLPTFLSVMGVEPIPQHVKEPRSNPYIFWKEEEVPGGFERDINEFRALHKA, from the coding sequence ATGGCAAAACGTGAGACGCCCTTGTTGGACCAATTGGAGAGTGGCCCGTGGCCAAGCTTCGTGACCGACATTAAGCGCCAGGCGGAGACCAAGCCTGAGTGTTGGGATATTCTTGGTATCCTGGAGCTGTCCTACAAAGACAGAATCACCCACTGGAAACACGGCGGTATCGTCGGCGTTTTTGGATACGGTGGCGGTATTGTTGGACGTTACGCTGATGTTCCTGAGCTGTTCCCGGGTGTTGAGCATTTCCACACCATTCGAGTTGCTCAGCCTGCTTCGAAGTATTACACCAGCGCCAACCTGCGTCAGTTGATGAATCTTTGGGAGAAATATGGCTCCGGTATGACCAACTTCCATGGTTCGACTGGTGACATTATCCTTCTTGGTACCCGTACCGAGAACCTCGAGCCCTTCTTCTGGGATTTGACCCACGATATGGGCCAGGACCTTGGCGGCTCCGGATCCAACCTGCGTACTCCGGCGAACTGTATCGGTGAGTCCCGCTGTGAGTGGTCTTGCTACGACACCGAAGAAGCATGTCATGCACTGACCCTCAAGTATCAGGACGAGATTCATCGTCCCGCTTTCCCGTACAAATTCAAGTTCAAATTCTCCGGTTGCCCGAACGACTGCGTTGCCTCTATCGCCCGTTCCGATATATCCGTTATCGGTACCTGGAGAGATGCAATCCGTATCGATCAGGCCGCCGTTAAAGAATACGTGGCCGGCAATTATCCCCCCAATGGCGGTGCCCATAGTGGCAGAGACTGGGGTAAGTTCGATATCACCAAGGAAGTCATCAATCTTTGCCCTACCCAGTGCATGTGGATGGAAGGTGCAGAGCTGAAGATCGATGAAAAAGAGTGTACCCGCTGCATGCACTGCATTAACGTCATGCCTCGCGCACTGCGCCCCGGTCTCGACAAAGGTGCTTCCATCTGTGTTGGTGCAAAGGCACCAATCCTTGATGGCGCCCAATTCGCAACTCTCGTTGTTCCATTTATCAAAATGGACAAAGAGAATGAGTTTGAGGAGTTGGTTGATTTTATTGAGAAGGTGTGGGATTGGTGGATGGAAGTTGGTAAAAATCGTGAGCGTGTTGGTGAAACCATGCAGCGCGTAGGCCTGCCGACCTTCTTGTCGGTAATGGGTGTTGAGCCTATTCCGCAGCATGTTAAAGAGCCACGCAGCAACCCCTATATCTTCTGGAAAGAAGAAGAGGTTCCAGGTGGTTTTGAGCGTGATATCAATGAGTTCCGTGCTCTTCACAAGGCATGA
- the ahcY gene encoding adenosylhomocysteinase, translating to MTNFFSDYKVADTKLAEWGRKEIAIAETEMPGLMALRNEYKGKSPLKGARIAGCLHMTIQTAVLMETLVDLGAELRWSSCNIFSTQDHAASAVAASGIPTFAWKGENEEEFWWCIDQTIFGPDGWRPNMILDDGGDLTLVLHDKYPELLSSIRGISEETTTGVHRLNEMANAGKLACPAFNVNDSVTKSKFDNLYGCRESLIDGIKRATDVMIAGKNAVVVGYGDVGKGCAQALRGMGATVYITEIDPICALQAAMEGYRVVTMDEVAAIGNIFVTCTGNLRVITRKHMEIMPDQAIVCNIGHFDSEIDIAGIRNLQWDNIKPQVDHVIFPDGKKIIVLAEGRLVNLGCATGHPSFVMSNSFSNQVLAQIELWQNSENYENKVYFLPKHLDEMVAKMHLKKIGANLTQLTKEQADYIGVSIDGPYKPEYYRY from the coding sequence ATGACAAATTTTTTTTCCGACTATAAAGTTGCCGACACCAAGCTTGCCGAGTGGGGGCGCAAAGAAATTGCCATCGCCGAGACGGAAATGCCTGGTCTCATGGCACTGCGCAATGAATATAAAGGAAAATCTCCTCTCAAGGGAGCTCGGATTGCCGGCTGCTTGCATATGACCATTCAGACTGCTGTTCTCATGGAGACCCTTGTAGATCTTGGTGCCGAATTGCGATGGTCGAGCTGCAATATTTTTTCCACCCAAGATCACGCCGCTTCAGCTGTAGCGGCTTCTGGGATACCTACGTTTGCATGGAAGGGTGAAAACGAGGAGGAGTTCTGGTGGTGCATTGATCAGACAATTTTTGGGCCTGATGGTTGGCGCCCAAACATGATTTTGGATGATGGTGGTGATCTGACTCTCGTACTCCATGACAAATACCCTGAATTACTCTCCTCGATTCGCGGCATAAGTGAAGAAACAACTACTGGTGTTCATCGCCTTAATGAAATGGCCAATGCTGGCAAGCTTGCTTGCCCTGCCTTCAATGTCAACGACTCCGTTACAAAATCAAAATTCGATAACCTTTATGGTTGCCGTGAATCTCTCATTGACGGTATCAAACGGGCAACAGATGTAATGATAGCCGGCAAAAATGCTGTAGTTGTCGGCTATGGTGATGTAGGGAAAGGGTGTGCTCAGGCTCTTCGAGGCATGGGTGCAACGGTCTACATTACTGAGATTGATCCTATCTGTGCTCTGCAAGCTGCCATGGAAGGATACCGAGTTGTTACTATGGATGAAGTGGCGGCCATTGGTAACATTTTCGTAACCTGCACCGGAAATTTACGGGTTATCACAAGAAAACACATGGAGATCATGCCTGATCAGGCTATTGTCTGTAATATCGGTCATTTTGATTCAGAAATCGACATCGCGGGGATACGCAACCTCCAATGGGACAACATAAAACCGCAGGTTGATCATGTAATTTTCCCTGATGGTAAGAAAATCATTGTTCTAGCAGAAGGGCGCTTGGTAAATCTTGGATGCGCTACCGGACACCCGAGTTTCGTAATGAGCAATTCTTTTAGTAACCAGGTTCTTGCACAGATTGAGCTCTGGCAGAACTCTGAAAATTACGAGAACAAGGTGTATTTTCTACCAAAACATCTGGATGAGATGGTAGCAAAAATGCATTTGAAGAAAATCGGCGCCAATCTTACTCAGCTTACTAAAGAGCAAGCTGACTATATCGGCGTATCAATTGATGGGCCGTATAAACCGGAGTATTATCGCTATTAA
- a CDS encoding glucose-6-phosphate isomerase, translating to MASQPKGLADAAVFGELLRLAKNPYDLTQPGAIQKDGRLARYVCRSAIWDLHYGTERVDDIVMDRLQDLANELHLVEQFKMMRRGAVMNRIEGFASENRQVLHTASRDIFDAQPAEPEASKAARREIEKLQTFLGDLDAGRLVNENGQPFDTMVHIGIGGSDLGPRSIFEALKAFGLPKRQVRFIANVDPDDAAQVLAEVNLATTLVNIVSKSGTTLETLTNEQHARHALERAGLDPARHCLAVTGANSPMDNSQRYLRSFHMFDYIGGRYSSTSMVGAVVLGFYLGFPRVMEFLQGAATIDCHAEEVNIRKNVPLLLALLGIWNHNFLGYPTLAVLPYSQRLHRFPAHLQQCDMESNGKSVDRKGAAVITKTGPIVWGEPGTNGQHAFYQLLHQGTEIVPVEFIGFRQSQYGVDITVDGSSSQQKLLANLFAQMVAMAGGQVSSNPNKSFPGNRPSCLLYANRLTPRVMGALLAIYEAKITFQGFAWNINSFDQEGVQLGKVLAAGFLHAMTEPSSKSEKLENLFLNQMSERL from the coding sequence ATGGCTTCTCAACCGAAAGGACTTGCCGACGCAGCTGTATTTGGCGAACTGCTGCGGCTCGCCAAAAATCCTTATGATCTGACACAACCCGGCGCCATACAGAAAGACGGACGACTGGCTCGATATGTGTGCCGGTCGGCCATCTGGGATCTCCATTATGGCACGGAAAGAGTTGATGATATAGTGATGGACAGGTTGCAGGATCTCGCCAATGAGTTGCATTTGGTGGAGCAATTCAAAATGATGCGGCGGGGGGCGGTGATGAACCGCATTGAGGGGTTCGCGTCAGAGAATCGCCAGGTTCTGCACACTGCCAGCCGCGACATTTTTGATGCCCAACCGGCCGAGCCAGAAGCCAGTAAGGCAGCCCGTCGGGAGATTGAGAAGCTCCAGACCTTTCTTGGCGATCTAGATGCCGGGCGGTTAGTAAATGAAAATGGCCAGCCTTTTGATACCATGGTCCATATTGGCATCGGTGGCTCCGACCTAGGTCCGCGATCTATCTTCGAGGCTCTCAAGGCTTTTGGTCTTCCAAAACGGCAGGTACGGTTTATTGCTAACGTTGACCCCGATGATGCCGCGCAGGTTTTGGCTGAGGTAAACCTTGCAACTACTCTTGTCAACATAGTTTCTAAAAGCGGTACTACTTTGGAAACGTTGACAAATGAACAGCACGCCCGCCATGCTCTTGAGCGGGCCGGCCTCGACCCGGCACGGCATTGTCTGGCGGTGACAGGGGCAAACAGTCCGATGGATAATTCACAGAGGTATCTGCGATCATTCCATATGTTTGACTATATTGGTGGGAGGTATAGTTCGACCTCAATGGTTGGGGCTGTTGTTCTTGGCTTTTATCTGGGATTTCCCCGGGTGATGGAGTTTCTGCAAGGGGCCGCTACGATTGATTGTCATGCCGAAGAAGTGAATATTCGGAAAAATGTTCCCTTGCTCTTGGCTTTGCTGGGAATTTGGAATCATAACTTTCTTGGTTATCCGACCTTAGCGGTTCTTCCATATAGTCAAAGGTTACATCGCTTCCCAGCCCATCTTCAGCAATGCGATATGGAAAGCAACGGTAAGTCGGTTGACAGGAAAGGTGCAGCCGTGATTACCAAGACGGGCCCGATTGTATGGGGTGAGCCGGGAACTAACGGGCAACACGCCTTTTACCAGCTCCTCCACCAAGGCACCGAGATAGTTCCTGTGGAATTTATTGGCTTTCGTCAGTCGCAATATGGGGTGGACATAACCGTAGATGGTTCCAGTTCACAGCAAAAATTGCTGGCCAATCTGTTTGCCCAGATGGTTGCGATGGCAGGGGGACAAGTGTCTTCAAATCCTAATAAAAGTTTTCCCGGTAATCGCCCATCATGCCTTCTTTATGCAAATAGGCTGACACCTCGGGTGATGGGCGCCCTGCTGGCTATATACGAGGCGAAGATAACTTTCCAGGGCTTTGCGTGGAATATTAATTCTTTTGACCAGGAAGGAGTGCAGTTGGGCAAGGTTCTTGCGGCAGGATTTCTACACGCTATGACGGAACCTTCTTCGAAAAGCGAGAAGTTGGAAAATCTCTTTCTGAATCAAATGTCTGAGAGGCTCTGA
- the dprA gene encoding DNA-processing protein DprA produces MSATLDWISLSLVPGLGLASYWRLIDHFHSPAAVLAASPKELLRVNGIRQQLVSQLHSPADITGYGMRELEGLSAVGGSALSFEDPDYPPLLRQLIDPPPVLYILGKKELLQRPAVAVVGSRAATGYGRKAAFGLASRLSDAMFTVVSGLALGIDAEAHAGALSGEGSTIAVLGCGLDVIYPRQNHALFRKIAEAGAVVTEYPLGTRPEGYRFPARNRIIAGLSKGVVVVEAAKRSGSLITAQIALDCGRDVFAVPGHIDSCKSEGTHWLLKQGAKLVQSAADILEEFDVSSSPGQTEEVGVQPEKNFDLEPDAVVLLRYLDSYPEQREELIGKTGFSPARISELLLVLELDGWVEMLPGDRVRRVSNAL; encoded by the coding sequence TTGTCAGCCACTCTCGATTGGATAAGTCTTAGCTTGGTGCCGGGATTGGGACTCGCCAGTTACTGGCGGCTGATTGATCATTTCCATTCTCCTGCCGCAGTGCTTGCCGCATCACCAAAAGAACTGCTTCGGGTGAATGGTATTCGCCAGCAGTTGGTATCGCAACTGCATTCTCCAGCAGACATAACGGGTTACGGGATGAGAGAGCTTGAGGGTTTATCTGCGGTCGGCGGCAGTGCTCTCTCCTTTGAAGATCCAGACTATCCGCCGTTGCTCCGGCAGTTGATCGATCCCCCGCCAGTGCTGTACATTCTCGGCAAAAAAGAGTTGTTGCAAAGACCCGCTGTGGCTGTTGTTGGATCAAGGGCTGCAACTGGCTATGGCAGAAAAGCGGCCTTTGGGCTCGCCAGTAGACTTTCGGATGCAATGTTTACTGTTGTCTCTGGGCTCGCCCTTGGCATCGATGCGGAGGCCCACGCCGGTGCCCTGTCTGGTGAAGGTAGTACCATTGCTGTCCTCGGCTGTGGCCTTGATGTAATCTACCCCCGCCAGAACCACGCCCTCTTTCGAAAGATTGCAGAAGCTGGTGCCGTGGTAACCGAGTATCCACTTGGTACTCGCCCGGAAGGATACCGTTTTCCTGCACGAAACCGCATCATTGCCGGTTTGAGCAAAGGGGTCGTTGTCGTTGAGGCAGCGAAACGATCGGGTTCGCTTATCACTGCTCAGATTGCCCTCGATTGTGGGCGGGATGTCTTTGCCGTACCCGGCCATATCGACTCCTGTAAGAGTGAGGGAACGCATTGGTTGTTGAAGCAAGGGGCCAAACTCGTGCAGAGCGCCGCAGATATCCTTGAAGAATTTGATGTTTCGTCATCACCTGGCCAGACCGAGGAGGTTGGAGTACAGCCAGAAAAGAATTTCGATCTTGAGCCGGATGCGGTAGTTTTGCTCAGGTATCTCGATTCCTACCCGGAACAGCGCGAGGAACTGATTGGCAAAACCGGGTTTTCTCCAGCTCGGATCAGCGAATTACTTCTTGTGCTGGAATTGGATGGTTGGGTGGAGATGCTGCCGGGAGACAGGGTGCGAAGAGTATCCAATGCCTTGTAG
- the metK gene encoding methionine adenosyltransferase: MSEEYLFTSESVSEGHPDKVADQISDAILDAILTQDPAARVACETLVTTGMAVIAGEITTSAWVDMPDVVRQTIKEIGYNSSDMGFDWQSCAVITSIDKQSPDIAQGVNEGSGLDLDQGAGDQGLMFGYACNETETLMPMPISFAHKLTKRQSDVRKANTLSWLRPDAKSQVTIQYVDKIPTRIEAVVLSTQHDAAVSYADLKEGVMEEIIKPVLPSTMIDANTKFFINPTGRFVIGGPVGDCGVTGRKIIVDTYGGKGSHGGGAFSGKDPSKVDRSSSYYGRYVAKNLIAAGLADEIEVQVAYAIGISQPVSINVNSFGTGKISDAEIKKLILQFFDLRPKAIIQQLDLLRPIYHSTAAYGHFGRELETFTWEKTDRAAILRDAAKLK, translated from the coding sequence ATGTCAGAAGAGTACCTTTTTACCTCAGAATCCGTATCGGAAGGTCATCCTGATAAGGTCGCTGACCAGATTTCCGACGCTATCCTTGACGCCATTCTTACACAAGATCCTGCCGCAAGAGTAGCTTGCGAAACTTTGGTGACAACTGGGATGGCTGTAATTGCGGGTGAGATTACCACTTCCGCATGGGTTGATATGCCTGATGTCGTTCGGCAAACCATCAAAGAAATTGGCTACAATTCTTCAGACATGGGGTTTGATTGGCAATCCTGCGCAGTTATTACCTCTATTGACAAACAGTCCCCAGACATTGCCCAGGGCGTTAATGAAGGTTCTGGCCTTGATCTTGATCAGGGTGCCGGTGATCAGGGTCTTATGTTCGGCTACGCCTGCAATGAAACAGAAACCTTGATGCCGATGCCCATTTCCTTTGCCCACAAATTGACTAAACGCCAATCAGATGTTCGAAAAGCAAATACCCTTTCCTGGCTCCGACCTGACGCAAAAAGCCAAGTCACCATACAGTATGTCGATAAGATCCCCACGCGTATTGAGGCGGTTGTCCTTTCCACCCAGCACGATGCTGCTGTCAGCTATGCCGATCTTAAAGAAGGTGTTATGGAGGAGATCATTAAGCCTGTTTTGCCTAGCACCATGATCGATGCCAATACCAAGTTTTTTATAAATCCAACTGGCCGCTTTGTAATTGGTGGCCCGGTTGGGGATTGCGGAGTCACTGGCAGAAAAATCATTGTCGATACCTATGGCGGCAAGGGATCTCATGGTGGAGGCGCTTTTTCGGGCAAGGATCCTTCCAAGGTGGATCGATCTAGCTCCTATTATGGTCGATATGTTGCCAAAAACTTAATCGCCGCTGGCCTAGCTGATGAGATTGAGGTCCAGGTCGCATATGCCATTGGCATTTCACAGCCGGTTTCAATCAATGTCAATAGCTTTGGCACTGGTAAGATTTCGGATGCCGAAATCAAAAAGCTTATCTTGCAGTTTTTTGACCTTAGACCAAAGGCAATTATTCAGCAACTCGATTTATTACGTCCCATTTATCACTCAACTGCAGCCTACGGCCATTTTGGTCGCGAACTTGAGACCTTTACATGGGAGAAAACCGATAGAGCTGCCATTCTCCGTGACGCAGCTAAGCTCAAGTAA